Genomic DNA from Cupriavidus pauculus:
GAGCGCGTCGGGGATCGACCTTGCGATGGAAGCGGCTCTCGAATGGCCGGCATTGCAGATCGTTTTCGTCAGCGGTTATGACGTGACGCTGACACCGGAACAGCATCGGATACTGCCGCACGCGATCTCGCTGCGCAAACCGTATGCGCTCGATACGTTTATCGGCGCGCTACAGGGCGTGATGTCGCGAGATCGGTAAACGGGAAACCGGCGGCCATGGGGGCCGCCGGTTTCTTCTTGCACCCCTCGTTTGCGGTGGGAGGGTCCGCTTGCGAGGGTACGGAGCAACCTGGCTACCGATCAGACGAGGGCGCCGTCGGTGAAGGGGTCGGCCTTGCCGACGCGGGCGCCGTCCTTGTACGGATCGACGGTGCGGCTCGGTTCGGCGGAGACACCCACGCGGTCCAGACCGGCGACCGTCTGGGTACCCACCCGCGCTCCGTCGGTGAAGGGGTCGGCCTTGCCGACGCGGGCGCCGTCCTTGTACGGATCGACGGTGCGGCTCGGTTCGGCGGAGACGCCCACGCGGTCCAGACCAGCAACCGTCTGGGTACCCACCCGCGCTCCGTCGGTGAAGGGGTCGGCCTTGCCAACACGGGCACCATCCAGATACGGGTCGGCGGTACGAGCACCGTCGGTGAAGCCATCGCGATTGCCGATACGGGCGCCGTCGGTAAAGGTGCTGCGCGGCTCGCTGATGGTGCG
This window encodes:
- a CDS encoding copper resistance protein CopQ, with product MTAKTILTAAALAVAFIGGAAQAAQGSRDPYLDGARTISEPRSTFTDGARIGNRDGFTDGARTADPYLDGARVGKADPFTDGARVGTQTVAGLDRVGVSAEPSRTVDPYKDGARVGKADPFTDGARVGTQTVAGLDRVGVSAEPSRTVDPYKDGARVGKADPFTDGALV